From the genome of Actinacidiphila yeochonensis CN732, one region includes:
- a CDS encoding NEW3 domain-containing protein, whose product MTSPLARRARTALAGCGAIALAFSGALLAAPGAAAAAPAASPAPYPDYAPTPPMGWNDWSYYQCDMDEQTILGNARALVSSGLAADGYDTVTTDDCWMSGSRSSTGDLVPDPVKFPDGMAYVGARLHAMGLKFGIYEDAGTKTCGGYPGSLNHWQQDADLFAKWKVDYVKLDGCNVPTTPGETDEQSYHDTYSAWSRAMLDTGRKMVFSVSAPAYFQGTADWDKVIGWSAQVGNLWREGADIALGQESGPAKWSSLLYNYQYNADLADLQSPGRWNDPDFLLAGDSGLSRDEMQSQMSLWAMMAAPLISSTDLTHLSADARAVLGNKDVIAVDQDRTGLQGRIVQQGADYDVLSKQLAGGERAVALFNRSDSAQTITTTAAAAGFGKGSSFVLKDLVTKKSTVTTGTISADVPPHATVLYRVSAGGGHGTAPATAITWKDVSTAGHPGTYRVELADLGPTGLSDTVLSLAGPDGETFAPKEVRLNRVAPGGSAGATVTVTGPGSAPPGTTVATITATARYRAGAAGADTVSGPLTVTTVVPYPSLASAFDNVGATAESATAPGDFDGDGDSYSADALTQAGAAPGATVTANGATFTWPDAAPGTPDNVSTDGQQIELTGQGGQLAFLGAEAGFTAGDVTVTYTDGTTSTGSLGFPNWCCTDNTTYGAKVAITTDHRDTPSGPANFGTKYQVFTNTVPLTAGKTVAAVTLPEQPAIHVFALALQP is encoded by the coding sequence GTGACATCACCCCTTGCCCGGCGCGCCCGAACGGCGCTGGCCGGCTGCGGTGCGATAGCGCTCGCCTTCTCCGGGGCGCTGCTGGCGGCCCCCGGCGCCGCCGCAGCGGCTCCGGCGGCCAGCCCGGCCCCGTACCCCGACTACGCGCCCACCCCGCCGATGGGGTGGAACGACTGGTCGTACTACCAGTGCGACATGGACGAGCAGACCATCCTCGGCAACGCCCGCGCCCTGGTGAGCAGCGGGCTGGCAGCCGACGGCTACGACACGGTCACCACCGACGACTGCTGGATGTCCGGCAGCCGGAGCAGCACCGGCGACCTCGTCCCCGACCCGGTGAAGTTCCCCGACGGCATGGCCTACGTCGGCGCCCGACTGCACGCGATGGGACTCAAGTTCGGCATCTACGAGGACGCGGGCACCAAGACCTGCGGCGGCTACCCCGGTTCGCTGAACCACTGGCAGCAGGACGCCGACCTGTTCGCGAAGTGGAAGGTCGACTACGTCAAGCTCGACGGCTGCAACGTGCCCACCACGCCGGGCGAGACCGACGAGCAGAGCTACCACGACACGTACTCCGCGTGGAGCCGGGCGATGCTCGACACCGGCCGCAAGATGGTCTTCTCCGTCTCCGCGCCCGCCTACTTCCAGGGCACCGCCGACTGGGACAAGGTCATCGGGTGGTCCGCGCAGGTCGGCAACCTGTGGCGGGAGGGTGCCGACATCGCCCTCGGCCAGGAGAGCGGCCCGGCCAAGTGGAGCTCCCTGCTCTACAACTACCAGTACAACGCCGACCTGGCCGACCTGCAGAGCCCCGGCCGCTGGAACGACCCGGACTTCCTGCTCGCCGGCGACTCCGGCCTGAGCCGCGACGAGATGCAGAGCCAGATGTCGCTGTGGGCCATGATGGCCGCGCCGCTCATCTCCAGCACCGACCTCACCCACCTGTCCGCGGACGCCCGCGCCGTCCTGGGCAACAAGGACGTCATCGCCGTCGACCAGGACCGGACCGGCCTCCAGGGCCGGATCGTCCAGCAGGGCGCCGACTACGACGTCCTGTCCAAGCAACTGGCCGGCGGGGAACGGGCGGTGGCCCTCTTCAACCGTTCCGACTCCGCGCAGACGATCACCACGACGGCCGCCGCCGCGGGCTTCGGGAAGGGCTCGTCCTTCGTTCTGAAGGACCTGGTGACGAAGAAGTCCACCGTCACCACCGGGACCATCTCCGCCGACGTCCCGCCGCACGCCACCGTGCTCTACCGGGTCAGCGCGGGCGGCGGCCACGGCACCGCCCCCGCCACCGCGATCACCTGGAAGGACGTCAGCACCGCCGGCCACCCCGGCACCTACCGGGTGGAGCTGGCAGACCTCGGCCCGACGGGCCTCTCCGACACGGTGCTCTCCCTCGCCGGCCCCGACGGCGAGACGTTCGCCCCCAAGGAGGTGCGCCTGAACCGGGTGGCGCCCGGCGGCAGCGCCGGTGCCACGGTCACCGTGACCGGCCCCGGCTCCGCGCCGCCCGGAACGACCGTCGCCACCATCACGGCGACCGCCCGCTACCGGGCCGGGGCGGCGGGAGCCGACACGGTCAGCGGACCGCTGACCGTGACCACGGTGGTGCCGTACCCGTCACTCGCCTCGGCCTTCGACAACGTGGGGGCCACCGCGGAGAGCGCCACGGCGCCGGGCGACTTCGACGGTGACGGCGACAGCTACTCCGCCGACGCGCTGACCCAGGCCGGCGCCGCCCCGGGCGCCACCGTCACGGCCAACGGCGCCACCTTCACCTGGCCGGACGCCGCTCCGGGCACCCCGGACAACGTCTCCACCGACGGCCAGCAGATCGAGCTGACCGGCCAGGGCGGCCAGCTCGCCTTCCTGGGCGCGGAAGCCGGGTTCACCGCCGGGGACGTCACCGTCACCTACACCGACGGGACGACCAGCACCGGCTCCCTCGGCTTCCCCAACTGGTGCTGCACGGACAACACGACCTACGGCGCGAAGGTCGCCATCACCACCGACCACCGCGACACCCCGTCCGGCCCGGCCAACTTCGGCACGAAGTACCAGGTCTTCACCAACACGGTCCCGCTGACCGCCGGCAAGACGGTCGCCGCCGTCACCCTCCCTGAGCAGCCCGCCATCCACGTCTTCGCCCTCGCCCTCCAGCCCTGA
- a CDS encoding RICIN domain-containing protein, translating into MSAPPVVIAPRRNRPRPLPSWLLLAAAVLLAVAGSLAAATKAPAATTATFSPGAAWQDSAGNALQLHGLGIVKAGSTWYGFGENKAGESSSDAAFQSVSCYSSTDLAHWTRQSDALTRQDGGDLGPNRVVERPKVVYNSATSTYVMYLHIDNSSYGEAKVGVATSSTPCGPYAYRGSFQPLGQQSRDIGLFQDTDGSAYLLTEDRANGLRIDKLSADYLSVASSVKVFGDYEAPAMVKVNGTYYLFGSHLSGWSTNDNVYATATSLTGTWSSFRTFAPVGTDTYNSQTANVIPVAGGSGTSYVFAADRWTTGDLGSSPEVWLPLTLNGTTAAVSWQNSWTLDVTAGTWTGTANPADGTRQLTAANSGERLDVVGAATADGTGVDQWPANGGTNQQWTLHRVAGGTYTLTGVGSGKCLEVPSGSTTTGARLDIRACASTASQQWVLQATGGYTSATNASYVLVDAASGLVADIVSGSTSDGALVEQWTPNGGSNQTWTIS; encoded by the coding sequence ATGTCCGCCCCACCGGTCGTCATCGCACCCCGCCGGAACCGCCCCCGCCCGCTCCCCTCGTGGCTGCTGCTCGCGGCGGCCGTCCTGCTCGCGGTCGCCGGCTCGCTCGCCGCCGCGACGAAGGCGCCGGCCGCGACCACGGCGACGTTCTCCCCCGGAGCCGCGTGGCAGGACAGCGCGGGCAACGCGCTCCAGCTGCACGGCCTGGGCATCGTCAAGGCCGGCTCCACCTGGTACGGCTTCGGCGAGAACAAGGCAGGCGAGTCGTCGTCCGACGCGGCCTTCCAGTCGGTCTCCTGCTACAGCTCCACCGATCTCGCGCACTGGACCCGGCAGTCGGACGCCCTCACCCGCCAGGACGGCGGCGACCTCGGCCCCAATCGCGTGGTGGAGCGCCCCAAGGTGGTCTACAACTCCGCCACGAGCACGTACGTGATGTACCTGCACATCGACAACAGCTCGTACGGCGAGGCCAAGGTGGGCGTCGCCACGAGTTCGACGCCGTGCGGGCCGTACGCGTACCGCGGCAGCTTCCAGCCGCTGGGCCAGCAGAGCCGGGACATCGGCCTGTTCCAGGACACCGACGGATCGGCGTACCTGCTCACCGAGGACCGCGCCAACGGCCTGCGCATCGACAAGCTGTCCGCCGACTACCTGTCCGTCGCGAGCTCCGTGAAGGTGTTCGGCGACTACGAGGCGCCGGCGATGGTCAAGGTGAACGGGACGTACTACCTCTTCGGGTCGCATCTGAGCGGCTGGTCCACCAACGACAACGTCTACGCGACCGCCACCTCCCTCACCGGCACCTGGTCCTCCTTCCGCACCTTCGCGCCGGTCGGCACCGACACGTACAACTCCCAGACGGCCAACGTCATCCCGGTGGCCGGCGGCAGCGGCACCTCCTACGTCTTCGCCGCCGACCGGTGGACCACCGGCGACCTCGGCTCGTCCCCCGAGGTGTGGCTGCCGCTGACCCTCAACGGCACGACGGCCGCGGTCTCCTGGCAGAACAGCTGGACCCTCGACGTGACGGCAGGCACCTGGACCGGCACCGCCAACCCGGCGGACGGCACCCGCCAGCTCACCGCGGCCAACAGCGGCGAACGGCTGGACGTGGTCGGCGCGGCCACCGCCGACGGCACGGGCGTCGACCAGTGGCCGGCCAACGGCGGCACCAACCAGCAGTGGACCCTGCACCGGGTGGCCGGCGGCACCTACACGCTCACCGGCGTCGGCAGCGGCAAGTGCCTTGAGGTGCCCTCCGGTTCCACCACCACCGGCGCCCGGCTCGACATCCGCGCCTGCGCCTCCACCGCCTCCCAGCAGTGGGTGCTCCAGGCCACCGGCGGCTACACCTCGGCGACGAACGCGAGCTACGTCCTGGTCGACGCGGCCAGCGGCCTCGTCGCGGACATCGTCAGCGGCTCCACCTCCGACGGCGCGCTCGTCGAGCAGTGGACGCCGAACGGCGGCTCCAACCAGACCTGGACGATCAGCTAG
- a CDS encoding carbohydrate ABC transporter permease, protein MSATSHVPEAGAPAGARQDDAARPAVRAARRVRRRERRRPRRSVLLTVLTALVSLYALLPLVWLLVNATKTQPRLLDSFGLWFSGRFALWDNIRETFTYDDHIFVRWLLNTLLYVVAGAGGATILAALGGYGLAKFDFAGRRAVFALVIGAVAVPSTALAVPTFLMFSKIGLTDTPWAVIVPSLVSPFGLYLMWVFAAEAVPDEILEAARVDGSGELRTFLRIGLPLLAPGIVTVLLFTTVLTWNNYFLPLIMIKNPHWYPLPLGLNAWNEQASTVGGQPVFNLVVTGALLTVVPLMAAFLLLQRYWRSGLAAGSVKE, encoded by the coding sequence ATGAGCGCTACCAGCCACGTCCCCGAGGCCGGCGCCCCCGCCGGAGCCCGCCAGGACGACGCGGCCCGTCCCGCCGTCCGGGCCGCCCGCCGCGTGCGCCGCCGTGAGCGGCGCCGGCCCCGCCGCAGCGTGCTGCTGACCGTGCTGACCGCACTGGTCTCGCTGTACGCCCTGCTGCCCCTGGTCTGGCTGCTGGTCAACGCGACCAAGACCCAGCCGAGGCTGCTCGACTCCTTCGGCCTGTGGTTCAGCGGCCGGTTCGCGCTGTGGGACAACATCCGCGAGACGTTCACCTACGACGACCACATCTTCGTGCGCTGGCTGCTCAACACCCTGCTGTACGTGGTGGCCGGGGCCGGCGGGGCGACGATCCTGGCGGCACTGGGCGGCTACGGGCTGGCCAAGTTCGACTTCGCCGGCCGGCGGGCCGTCTTCGCCCTGGTGATCGGCGCCGTCGCCGTCCCCAGTACGGCGCTGGCGGTGCCGACGTTCCTGATGTTCAGCAAGATCGGGCTGACCGACACCCCGTGGGCGGTGATCGTCCCCTCGCTGGTCTCGCCGTTCGGCCTCTACCTCATGTGGGTGTTCGCCGCCGAGGCTGTGCCGGACGAGATCCTGGAGGCCGCCCGCGTGGACGGCTCCGGCGAGCTGCGCACCTTCCTCCGGATCGGCCTGCCGCTGCTGGCGCCCGGCATCGTCACGGTACTGCTCTTCACCACCGTCCTGACCTGGAACAACTACTTCCTGCCGCTGATCATGATCAAGAACCCGCACTGGTATCCGCTGCCCCTGGGGCTGAACGCCTGGAACGAGCAGGCGTCCACGGTCGGCGGCCAGCCGGTGTTCAACCTGGTGGTCACCGGGGCGCTGCTGACCGTCGTCCCGCTGATGGCCGCCTTCCTGCTCCTCCAGCGCTACTGGCGGTCCGGCCTGGCCGCCGGAAGCGTCAAGGAGTGA
- a CDS encoding carbohydrate ABC transporter permease, producing the protein MAVISPPGAGAGGVRRSARPARPGQRPRWAGWGFVSPFLVAFALVFLAPIVYSVHLSLYRNQLIGGNHFVGLANYTQALHDHEFWSGLGRVGLFLVVQVPIMLGIALLVALALDSGRLYGRDFFRISIFLPYAVPSVVAALMWGFILGDRFGLVASVNAHLHTSIPDPLAPHWVLAGIGTIVTWEFVGYNMLIFYAALRTVPESLYEAAEIDGAGQWRIIAAVKLPAIRGALVITTVFSIIGSFQLFNEPSILKSLAPNAITTYFTPNTYTYALSFSGQEHNYAAAVAVVMGVLTMVVAYTVQLRGMRKDV; encoded by the coding sequence ATGGCCGTCATTTCACCGCCCGGGGCAGGTGCCGGGGGCGTCCGGCGCTCCGCACGCCCCGCGCGCCCGGGACAGCGTCCGCGATGGGCCGGGTGGGGCTTCGTGAGCCCCTTCCTGGTCGCCTTCGCGCTGGTCTTCCTGGCGCCGATCGTGTACTCGGTCCATCTCAGCCTGTACCGGAACCAGTTGATCGGCGGCAACCACTTCGTCGGCCTGGCCAACTACACACAGGCCCTGCACGACCACGAGTTCTGGTCCGGGCTGGGGCGGGTGGGACTGTTCCTCGTGGTCCAGGTGCCGATCATGCTGGGCATCGCCCTGCTGGTGGCGCTCGCGCTGGACAGCGGGCGGCTGTACGGCCGGGACTTCTTCCGGATCTCGATCTTCCTGCCCTACGCGGTGCCCTCCGTGGTGGCCGCGCTGATGTGGGGCTTCATCCTGGGCGACCGCTTCGGACTGGTGGCGAGCGTCAACGCGCACCTGCACACCTCGATCCCGGACCCGCTCGCCCCGCACTGGGTGCTGGCCGGCATCGGCACCATCGTCACCTGGGAGTTCGTCGGCTACAACATGCTGATCTTCTACGCGGCGCTGCGGACGGTCCCCGAATCGCTCTACGAGGCCGCGGAGATCGACGGGGCCGGGCAGTGGCGGATCATCGCGGCGGTCAAACTCCCCGCGATCCGCGGCGCGCTGGTGATCACCACCGTCTTCTCGATCATCGGCAGCTTCCAGCTGTTCAACGAGCCCAGCATCCTCAAGAGCCTGGCGCCGAACGCCATCACCACCTACTTCACCCCCAACACCTACACGTACGCGCTCTCCTTCTCGGGCCAGGAGCACAACTACGCCGCCGCGGTCGCGGTCGTGATGGGCGTGCTCACCATGGTCGTCGCCTACACGGTCCAGCTGCGCGGCATGCGGAAGGACGTGTGA